One Aegilops tauschii subsp. strangulata cultivar AL8/78 chromosome 7, Aet v6.0, whole genome shotgun sequence genomic window carries:
- the LOC109749390 gene encoding uncharacterized protein, translated as MAPAAGATRAVVLRLDDLSLPPRYLTAASHLPVSDLLSFLPLPSSSFYLTTDGRPLAPSAPVASLAPSGSLALRLRALRGGGGDGGSTCAESRDCYLSMYLAKKPDKADPNEARLSRFTCCALSGEPLAAPAVMDRLGNLFNKEALVEALIHKRLPKALSHIRGLKDMIPIHLHPKPNAADQEVRFQCPVTGFEFNGKSQFLALRGCGHVLSVKALKEVKSSSCLVCHKEFDETDKMPINGTEEEVEVLRQRMEEERGKLKEKKDKKLANGLSGSKHAAAAAVADAEKLESGKKGEAAPAKRFKAADHAPAHANKKVYASIFTSSNKSDFRETYSCRSLPLGRN; from the coding sequence ATGGCGCCCGCCGCCGGCGCGACCCGGGCCGTGGTCCTCCGCCTCGACGACCTGTCCCTCCCGCCGCGGTACCTCACCGCCGCGTCCCACCTCCCCGTGTCCGACCTCCTCAGcttcctccccctcccctcctcctccttctaccTCACCACCGACGGCCGCCCGCTCGCGCCCTCCGCGCCCGTCGCCTCCCTCGCGCCGTCCGGCTCCCTCGCGCTCCGCCTCCGCGCGCtccgcggcgggggcggcgatgGCGGGTCCACCTGCGCCGAGTCCCGCGACTGCTACCTCTCCATGTACCTCGCGAAGAAGCCCGACAAGGCCGACCCCAACGAGGCCCGCCTCTCCCGCTTCACCTGCTGCGCGCTCTCGGGGGAGCCCCTCGCCGCGCCCGCCGTCATGGATCGCCTCGGCAACCTGTTCAACAAGGAGGCCCTCGTCGAGGCGCTCATCCACAAGCGCCTGCCCAAGGCGCTCTCGCACATCCGCGGGCTCAAGGACATGATCCCCATCCACCTGCACCCCAAGCCCAACGCGGCGGACCAGGAGGTTCGTTTCCAGTGCCCGGTCACCGGGTTCGAGTTCAACGGCAAGTCCCAGTTCCTCGCGCTCCGTGGATGCGGCCATGTGCTGAGCGTGAAGGCTCTCAAGGAGGTGAAGTCTTCCTCGTGTTTGGTCTGCCATAAGGAGTTTGATGAGACGGACAAGATGCCCATCAATGGTaccgaggaggaggtggaagTGTTGAGGCAGAggatggaggaggagagagggaagCTGAAGGAGAAGAAGGATAAGAAGCTGGCGAATGGGCTCAGTGGGAGTAAgcatgctgctgctgctgcggttGCAGACGCTGAGAAGTTGGAGAGTGGGAAGAAAGGGGAGGCTGCCCCAGCAAAGCGGTTTAAGGCTGCAGATCATGCACCGGCTCATGCAAACAAGAAAGTGTATGCGTCAATTTTCACTTCTTCCAATAAGTCTGATTTCAGGGAGACATACTCATGCCGGTCACTCCCCCTAGGAAGGAATTAA